A genomic stretch from Helianthus annuus cultivar XRQ/B chromosome 1, HanXRQr2.0-SUNRISE, whole genome shotgun sequence includes:
- the LOC110934738 gene encoding monothiol glutaredoxin-S2, translating into MAMVTSLVNERPVVIFSKSSCCMCHTIKTLISNFGANPTVYELDEHPDGKQLEKELRGLGCKPSVPAVFIGEKLIGGANEIMSLHLKGQLVQLLLKANAIWV; encoded by the coding sequence ATGGCTATGGTTACATCATTGGTGAACGAAAGGCCTGTGGTTATATTTAGCAAAAGCTCTTGCTGTATGTGCCACACCATTAAGACACTGATCAGCAATTTTGGTGCAAATCCTACCGTTTATGAGTTAGATGAACATCCAGATGGGAAACAGTTAGAGAAGGAATTAAGAGGGCTAGGGTGCAAGCCAAGTGTACCAGCTGTATTCATAGGAGAGAAGCTGATTGGCGGTGCTAATGAAATAATGAGCCTTCATCTTAAGGGTCAACTGGTACAGTTGCTCCTCAAGGCTAATGCTATATGGGTTTAG